One genomic region from Microbacterium sediminis encodes:
- a CDS encoding bile acid:sodium symporter, giving the protein MCTAVEWWERHQVVLYLAAIAVGAVVGLLVPAVADPLESAINPVLGLLLYATFLGVPFTAIGRAFTDWRFLGVVLVLNFVVVPVVVFGLSRAVAADQAVLVGVLFVLLTPCVDYVIVFTGLAGGARARLLAATPLLMLLQIVLLPVYLWLMAGAEVVGAFDPHPFVEAFLLLIVLPLVLAAATQLLAKRFRAGRAIEGVVLAAMVPLMMLTLAVVIGSQVFGVSSALGQLLIAVPVFVVFVLIVAPLGALLGSAARLDVPSRRAATFSGVTRNSLVVLPLALALPASFALTPLVVVTQTLVELVAMVVMVAGVPRLIRPRISTAENV; this is encoded by the coding sequence GTGTGCACAGCTGTGGAGTGGTGGGAGCGGCATCAGGTAGTGCTCTACCTCGCAGCGATCGCCGTGGGTGCGGTGGTCGGTCTACTCGTGCCGGCGGTGGCGGATCCGCTCGAGTCGGCGATCAATCCCGTGCTCGGGTTGTTGCTGTACGCGACGTTCCTGGGGGTGCCGTTCACGGCGATCGGCCGGGCCTTCACGGATTGGCGGTTCCTGGGCGTCGTGCTCGTCCTGAACTTCGTCGTCGTGCCGGTGGTCGTGTTCGGGTTGAGTCGCGCCGTGGCGGCTGATCAGGCGGTGCTCGTTGGGGTGTTGTTCGTGCTGCTGACGCCGTGTGTGGATTACGTGATTGTGTTCACTGGCCTGGCTGGCGGTGCACGTGCGCGGCTGCTTGCTGCCACGCCCCTGCTGATGCTTCTGCAGATCGTGTTGCTGCCGGTGTACCTGTGGCTGATGGCCGGCGCCGAGGTGGTGGGTGCGTTCGACCCGCATCCGTTCGTGGAGGCATTTCTGTTGTTGATCGTGCTGCCGCTCGTTCTCGCCGCCGCCACGCAGCTGCTGGCGAAACGGTTCCGTGCCGGCCGCGCGATCGAGGGCGTGGTGCTGGCGGCAATGGTGCCGCTGATGATGCTGACTCTCGCCGTGGTGATCGGCTCGCAGGTCTTCGGCGTGAGCAGCGCTCTCGGCCAGCTGCTAATCGCGGTTCCCGTGTTCGTCGTGTTCGTCCTAATCGTGGCACCACTCGGTGCGCTCCTCGGGAGCGCGGCACGCTTGGATGTTCCCAGCCGCCGGGCGGCCACGTTCAGCGGGGTCACCCGCAACTCGCTGGTCGTGCTCCCGCTCGCTCTCGCGCTGCCGGCATCTTTCGCTCTGACGCCGTTGGTTGTAGTGACTCAGACCTTGGTGGAGCTCGTCGCAATGGTGGTCATGGTCGCCGGGGTACCGCGACTCATCCGCCCTCGCATTAGTACAGCGGAGAATGTATAG
- a CDS encoding GntR family transcriptional regulator → MITDFPTDALAAVDKDDRRPAYTQIADQLRRLILERHVTPGTQLPVEPVLVDRFGVSRMTVREGIRVLRLEGLLRTDHGIGVFVATYPGAVPLAGTIRIRTRRPDNPRHRYIDAEVTDSDWQPPVAANLLSSHLEAALDSIGPNQTVTIDIRVDHKPPETP, encoded by the coding sequence ATGATCACCGACTTCCCCACCGACGCGCTCGCCGCGGTCGACAAAGACGACCGGAGACCCGCCTACACGCAGATCGCCGACCAGCTGCGTCGCCTCATCCTCGAGCGCCACGTCACGCCCGGGACGCAACTGCCCGTCGAACCTGTGCTCGTCGACCGATTCGGCGTCTCACGCATGACCGTGCGCGAAGGCATCCGGGTCCTGCGGCTCGAGGGCCTGCTCCGCACCGACCACGGCATCGGCGTGTTCGTCGCCACCTACCCCGGCGCCGTCCCCCTTGCCGGCACCATCCGCATCCGCACCCGACGCCCCGACAACCCGCGCCACCGGTACATCGACGCCGAGGTGACCGACAGCGACTGGCAGCCACCCGTCGCCGCCAACCTCCTCAGCTCCCACCTCGAGGCAGCCCTCGACAGCATCGGCCCCAACCAGACCGTCACGATCGACATCCGCGTCGACCACAAACCCCCGGAGACCCCATGA
- a CDS encoding DNA-processing protein DprA → MTTSDLTARAAWSVLTEPGDAAAGALTTTLGHTRALEALTNGTIGSALAAADVDPATARESLKRWQARLHAGALDANLAAVDRAGVTLLDPTEVPGLTDLGIHAPHVLYVRGNAQALTNPGPKLTTTGARAATPYGEDIAARFVTALQPHGITVLAGGAYGVDAAAHRAALAAGLPTVAFVAGGVDRVYPAGHAHLFSRIAEDGAVVSEVAPGGTPTKWRFLQRNRLLAAAADAVVIVEAGSRSGSLNTAGHAKALGRPLGAVPGPVTSASSEGCHRLLREFGATPITCPSHIADLLGVGVPA, encoded by the coding sequence ATGACCACCTCAGACCTCACCGCACGCGCCGCCTGGAGCGTGCTCACCGAACCCGGCGACGCCGCCGCCGGAGCACTGACCACCACACTCGGCCACACCCGCGCGCTCGAGGCACTCACCAACGGCACGATCGGATCCGCGCTCGCCGCGGCCGACGTCGACCCCGCCACCGCGCGCGAGTCGCTCAAGCGCTGGCAGGCGCGCCTGCACGCGGGAGCCCTCGACGCCAACCTCGCCGCGGTCGACCGCGCAGGTGTCACCCTGCTGGACCCGACCGAGGTGCCCGGCCTGACCGACCTCGGCATCCACGCCCCGCACGTCCTCTACGTCCGCGGCAACGCCCAGGCGCTCACCAACCCCGGCCCGAAACTGACCACCACCGGAGCGCGCGCCGCAACCCCCTACGGCGAGGACATCGCCGCCAGGTTCGTCACCGCCCTCCAGCCCCACGGCATCACCGTCCTCGCCGGAGGCGCATACGGCGTCGACGCAGCCGCCCACCGCGCCGCGCTCGCCGCAGGTCTGCCGACGGTGGCATTCGTGGCCGGTGGCGTCGATCGGGTGTACCCGGCCGGGCACGCTCACCTGTTCTCGCGGATCGCGGAGGACGGCGCGGTCGTCAGCGAGGTCGCCCCTGGTGGCACCCCCACGAAGTGGCGGTTCCTGCAGCGCAACCGTCTCCTCGCCGCGGCCGCAGACGCGGTGGTCATCGTCGAGGCCGGCAGCCGGTCCGGGTCGCTGAACACCGCCGGTCACGCCAAGGCGCTCGGCCGCCCGCTCGGCGCGGTCCCCGGACCGGTCACGAGCGCGTCCTCCGAGGGATGCCACCGGCTCCTGCGGGAGTTCGGCGCCACCCCGATCACCTGCCCCTCGCACATCGCCGACCTGCTCGGCGTCGGCGTACCGGCCTGA
- the cmtR gene encoding Cd(II)/Pb(II)-sensing metalloregulatory transcriptional regulator CmtR: MLTLTSRLDVMNRLGRAMADPTRSRILLTLLDAPGYPAELARDLELTRTNVSNHLTCLRGCGLIVATPEGRRTRYEIADPHLTQGLRQLLEAVVAVDEGAPCMDDQCECCA, from the coding sequence GTGCTGACTCTTACTTCTCGCCTCGATGTGATGAACCGGCTGGGTCGGGCGATGGCCGACCCGACCCGTTCCCGGATCCTCCTCACACTGCTGGACGCTCCCGGCTACCCGGCTGAGCTGGCACGAGATCTCGAGCTGACCCGCACGAACGTCTCGAATCATCTGACGTGCCTGCGGGGCTGCGGGTTGATCGTCGCCACACCGGAAGGTCGGCGCACCCGGTATGAGATCGCCGACCCGCATCTGACCCAGGGGTTGCGACAGCTGCTCGAGGCGGTCGTCGCCGTCGACGAGGGCGCCCCGTGCATGGACGATCAGTGCGAGTGCTGCGCATGA